A single genomic interval of Sebastes umbrosus isolate fSebUmb1 chromosome 9, fSebUmb1.pri, whole genome shotgun sequence harbors:
- the LOC119494152 gene encoding ubiquitin-conjugating enzyme E2-17 kDa-like isoform X1 — MALKRITKELTDLSRDPPAQCSAGPVGEDMFHWQATIMGPPDSPYQGGVFFLTIHFPTDYPFKPPKVAFTTRIYHPNINSNGSICLDILRSQWSPALTISKVLLSICSLLCDPNPDDPLVPEIARIYKTDPVKYSRLAREWTEKYAML, encoded by the exons ATGGCGTTAAAACGGATCACCAAG GAGCTAACCGATCTGTCCAGAGATCCTCCGGCTCAGTGCTCTGCTGGACCGGTCGGTGAAGACA TGTTTCATTGGCAAGCTACTATTATGGGGCCT CCTGACAGTCCCTATCAGGGCGGAGTATTTTTCCTGACTATTCATTTCCCTACAGATTATCCCTTCAAACCACCCAAG GTCGCCTTCACAACAAGAATTTATCACCCAAATATTAACAGTAACGGCAGCATCTGCTTGGATATATTGAGATCACAGTGGTCTCCTGCATTAACTATCTCTAAAG tccTTTTGTCCATTTGTTCTCTGTTATGTGACCCGAACCCCGACGACCCGCTAGTGCCAGAGATCGCCCGCATCTACAAAACAGACCCCGTTAA GTATAGCAGACTAGCCAGGGAGTGGACAGAGAAGTATGCCATGCTGTGA
- the LOC119494152 gene encoding ubiquitin-conjugating enzyme E2-17 kDa-like isoform X2, producing MALKRITKELTDLSRDPPAQCSAGPVGEDMFHWQATIMGPPDSPYQGGVFFLTIHFPTDYPFKPPKVAFTTRIYHPNINSNGSICLDILRSQWSPALTISKVLLSICSLLCDPNPDDPLVPEIARIYKTDPVKYNKTAQDWTQKYAM from the exons ATGGCGTTAAAACGGATCACCAAG GAGCTAACCGATCTGTCCAGAGATCCTCCGGCTCAGTGCTCTGCTGGACCGGTCGGTGAAGACA TGTTTCATTGGCAAGCTACTATTATGGGGCCT CCTGACAGTCCCTATCAGGGCGGAGTATTTTTCCTGACTATTCATTTCCCTACAGATTATCCCTTCAAACCACCCAAG GTCGCCTTCACAACAAGAATTTATCACCCAAATATTAACAGTAACGGCAGCATCTGCTTGGATATATTGAGATCACAGTGGTCTCCTGCATTAACTATCTCTAAAG tccTTTTGTCCATTTGTTCTCTGTTATGTGACCCGAACCCCGACGACCCGCTAGTGCCAGAGATCGCCCGCATCTACAAAACAGACCCCGTTAA GTACAACAAGACGGCTCAGGACTGGACTCAGAAATACGCCATGTga